In a genomic window of Flavobacterium crassostreae:
- a CDS encoding DUF4270 domain-containing protein, with product MFDTSFFKKTLLIASVAFLYSCDKDYNSIGDGLLGDNHFGLEKSSFDVIGYNQKTGPVQSNNLAVNPLGIYDTDGFGSTTANFVTQVALETVNPVIGKNPVIESVVLTIPYFSTLKSTDTNGDSTYTLDSIYGPDNAKLKLSVFESGYFIRNLDPDTGLKESQKYYTDQNAMFEAVKASMRLNNSLDVGQNDLFRFSADQYRYTEMVDGKETIKREAPAVRLDLDKGFFKTKIMDAVASNKLVSNDVFKDYFRGLYFKVEKSGANPSGLAMLDFKKAKITINYKEDTSDTDPTRVAKTIVLKLIGNTVSLREHTSNAVYANAISSAAVNTVLGDEKLYLKGGDGSLAILELFGKDLYGVDGKTGAPNGVADQLDLIRANKWLINEASLVVRLDATASANDKKANRVYLYDFNNNKPVSDYFYDNSTAAGNGKSAKFLFGGILNQQNPADSYYKISLTNHIRSLVKNTDSTNVKLGLAITESIAVATSNSLKTPTTKISKVPTASVMSPQGAIVHGSRAVDPKNKLKLEIYYTKSN from the coding sequence ATGTTCGATACTTCTTTTTTTAAGAAAACACTATTAATTGCATCCGTTGCTTTTTTGTACTCCTGTGATAAAGACTATAATTCTATAGGTGATGGCTTGTTGGGAGACAATCATTTTGGTTTAGAAAAAAGCAGCTTTGATGTAATAGGGTATAATCAAAAAACAGGTCCTGTGCAGTCTAATAATCTAGCTGTGAATCCATTAGGTATCTACGATACAGATGGTTTTGGCTCTACCACTGCTAATTTTGTTACGCAAGTAGCTCTAGAGACAGTGAATCCGGTTATAGGCAAAAATCCAGTTATTGAAAGCGTTGTGTTGACTATTCCGTACTTTAGTACTTTAAAATCTACAGATACCAACGGAGATAGTACCTATACTTTAGATTCTATTTATGGTCCAGATAATGCCAAACTAAAACTAAGTGTTTTTGAGTCTGGGTATTTTATTCGTAATTTAGATCCAGATACTGGATTGAAAGAATCTCAAAAATACTACACCGATCAAAATGCTATGTTTGAGGCAGTAAAAGCAAGCATGCGTTTGAATAATTCTTTAGATGTTGGTCAAAATGATTTGTTTCGGTTTAGTGCAGATCAATATAGATATACCGAGATGGTAGATGGCAAAGAGACCATAAAGAGAGAGGCACCTGCTGTACGATTGGATTTAGATAAAGGGTTTTTTAAAACTAAAATAATGGATGCTGTAGCTAGTAATAAATTAGTTAGCAACGATGTGTTTAAAGACTATTTTAGAGGCTTGTATTTTAAGGTAGAAAAGTCGGGTGCTAACCCATCTGGTTTAGCAATGTTAGATTTTAAAAAAGCAAAAATAACCATAAATTATAAAGAAGATACTTCGGATACCGATCCAACAAGAGTTGCTAAAACCATAGTGCTTAAGTTGATAGGCAATACTGTGAGTTTGCGAGAACACACCTCTAATGCAGTCTACGCTAATGCAATTAGTAGCGCTGCTGTTAATACGGTTTTAGGCGACGAAAAATTATACCTAAAAGGGGGAGATGGTTCTTTGGCTATTTTAGAACTCTTTGGTAAAGACCTCTATGGTGTTGATGGTAAAACTGGAGCTCCCAATGGTGTTGCGGATCAGTTGGATCTTATTAGAGCCAATAAATGGTTGATCAATGAGGCTAGTTTGGTAGTTCGATTGGATGCTACCGCATCTGCCAATGACAAAAAAGCAAACAGAGTGTATTTGTATGATTTTAATAACAATAAACCAGTATCAGATTATTTTTATGATAATTCTACTGCTGCTGGAAATGGTAAAAGCGCAAAATTTCTTTTTGGAGGTATTTTAAACCAACAAAATCCAGCCGATAGTTATTATAAAATAAGCCTTACCAACCATATCAGAAGCTTGGTTAAAAACACGGATTCTACCAACGTCAAGTTAGGATTGGCTATTACGGAGTCTATTGCTGTTGCAACATCCAATAGTTTAAAAACCCCTACTACCAAAATTTCTAAAGTTCCAACAGCATCTGTGATGAGTCCGCAAGGAGCTATTGTTCATGGTTCTAGAGCGGTAGATCCAAAAAACAAATTAAAACTGGAAATCTATTATACAAAATCTAATTAA
- a CDS encoding glycogen/starch synthase: MKDKRILYVSSEVVPYLAENEVSLMSYDVPKMVNDQGGQIRIFMPRYGNINERRHQLHEVIRLSGMNLVVNDLDMPLIIKVASIPKERIQVYFIDNEEYFKRKATFADEEGVLFPDNDERAIFFAKGVVETVKKLNWVPDIIHVHGWMAAMLPIYMKHYYKNEALFSDTKIISSVYSQSFEGTLDAEMINKIQLDGVPLEAITGLKTPDYESIIKATIDHSDGVIVASANVSSSLTKYIESSGKPFLPFVTKDAFAEAYSNFCNNEIL; this comes from the coding sequence ATGAAAGATAAGAGGATATTATACGTATCATCTGAAGTGGTGCCTTATTTAGCTGAAAATGAAGTATCTTTAATGTCTTATGATGTTCCAAAGATGGTAAATGATCAAGGTGGACAGATTAGAATATTTATGCCAAGATACGGGAATATAAATGAGCGAAGACATCAGTTACATGAAGTAATTAGACTTTCTGGTATGAACTTAGTAGTAAATGACTTAGACATGCCGTTGATTATTAAGGTAGCGTCCATCCCCAAGGAGCGCATCCAGGTATACTTTATTGATAATGAAGAATACTTTAAGCGCAAAGCAACTTTTGCAGACGAAGAAGGGGTTTTGTTTCCAGACAATGATGAGCGTGCGATCTTTTTTGCAAAAGGAGTTGTAGAGACGGTAAAGAAATTAAATTGGGTTCCAGATATTATTCATGTTCATGGATGGATGGCAGCAATGTTGCCTATTTACATGAAACATTATTATAAAAACGAAGCCTTGTTTTCGGACACAAAAATTATTAGTTCGGTTTATAGTCAATCTTTTGAAGGCACCTTAGATGCGGAGATGATTAATAAAATACAACTTGATGGAGTGCCTCTTGAGGCTATTACGGGTTTAAAAACGCCAGATTACGAGAGTATTATAAAAGCTACTATAGACCATTCTGATGGAGTGATTGTTGCTTCGGCAAACGTTTCTTCAAGTTTAACAAAATATATAGAATCTTCAGGAAAACCTTTTTTACCTTTCGTCACAAAAGATGCTTTCGCAGAAGCGTATAGCAATTTTTGTAATAATGAAATTCTGTAA
- the panC gene encoding pantoate--beta-alanine ligase — MHIFNEKAPLIAHLANSKNRNATIGFVPTMGALHQGHLSLMQQSISENAITVVSIFVNPTQFNNAEDLLKYPRTLEQDVQKIALLNPDIIIFAPTVTAIYDHEISSQEFDFDGLEHQMEGKFRPGHFDGVGTVVKKLFEIVTPTKAYFGEKDFQQLQIIKKMVAKNHLPVKVVGCAIYREPSGLAMSSRNERLTPTEREKAANIYQILLKAKEAFRTQSPQEVSQLVEHTLANHPDFELEYFQIAEEETLLPCLTKKETTKYRAFIALFINKIRLIDTLSLN, encoded by the coding sequence ATGCATATTTTTAATGAAAAGGCCCCTTTGATAGCACATTTAGCAAACAGCAAAAACCGAAATGCTACCATTGGTTTTGTACCAACTATGGGTGCGCTACACCAAGGACACCTTTCATTAATGCAACAATCAATCTCAGAGAACGCCATCACGGTGGTCAGTATTTTTGTCAATCCAACCCAATTCAATAACGCCGAAGATTTATTAAAATACCCCAGAACTTTAGAGCAAGATGTACAAAAAATAGCACTTTTGAATCCCGATATTATTATTTTTGCCCCTACGGTAACGGCTATTTATGACCATGAAATCAGTTCCCAAGAGTTTGATTTTGACGGACTAGAGCATCAAATGGAAGGAAAATTTAGACCTGGCCATTTTGACGGAGTAGGCACTGTGGTAAAAAAATTATTTGAAATAGTAACTCCAACCAAAGCATACTTTGGCGAAAAAGATTTTCAGCAATTACAGATTATTAAAAAAATGGTTGCCAAAAACCACCTTCCGGTAAAAGTAGTTGGTTGCGCCATTTATAGAGAACCAAGCGGCTTGGCCATGAGCTCAAGAAACGAAAGATTAACCCCAACAGAACGAGAAAAAGCCGCAAATATATACCAAATACTTCTAAAAGCTAAAGAAGCCTTTAGAACCCAAAGCCCACAAGAAGTAAGCCAATTGGTAGAACATACTTTGGCCAACCACCCAGATTTTGAATTAGAATATTTTCAGATTGCCGAAGAAGAAACCCTCTTGCCCTGCTTGACCAAGAAAGAAACCACAAAATACCGTGCTTTTATAGCCCTTT